Sequence from the Pseudophaeobacter arcticus DSM 23566 genome:
GTCAAGCGCTGGTGGCTGAAAACATCGCGAATGCTGATACGCCTGGTTATCACACCAAGGATATCAAACCTTTTAAAGAGGTCTATGCCGCCGGGCCGCGCCCGGGCGACATGGTGGCCTCACGCGGCTCGCATCTGAATGGCATCAACGGATCCCACATGGATTGGGCCGTGACCACATCGCCCGATGGCGCCGACCCCAACGACAATACCGTCTCGCTCGAGACCGAGATCTTCCACGGGGTTGAGGTCAAGCGTCAGCACGACCGCGCGCTCGCTATCTATAAATCATCGATGAACATTCTGCGCACCAGTCTGGGACGCTAAAGGGGACATGACCAATGAGTGAATTTTCCAATTCTCTGAGTGTGACCGCCAGCGGCCTGAAAGCACAGGCCACCCGGCTGCGCCACGTTTCTGAAAACATCTCCAACGCCGATACCCCCGGGTATCGCCGCAAGAGCGTCCCGTTTGAGGCAACGCGCGATCTGGAGAATGATGTGGAACGGGTCAAAACCGGCCGCGTTACCCTGGACCGCAGCGATCTGGACGACATCTATGATCCCTCACATCCGCTGGCAGATGAAAGCGGACACTACGAAGGATCGAACGTCGATCTGATGATCGAAATCGCTGACGCCCGCGAGGCCCAGCGCAGCTATGACGCCAACCTGAAAATGTTTGAACAAACCCGTGGTATGTCAGCCTCGCTGATGGACCTGCTGAGACGTTAATCTAACACCCGAGGAGATCCAGAATGGATATTCGCTCTATCACTGCCGCCGCTGGTGGCTATGCCGCCGCCCGTCCCGCCACCAAGGTGGATCCAGAATTCACGGGCCCCAGCCCCACCGAGCAGCTGCGCTCAAGCTTTGCCAGCTTTGCCAACACCATGCAGGTTGGTGAGCAAACCGCCGTTCAGTCGATGACAGGCGATGGTGATCCCCACGCGCTGGTTCAGGCGCTGGCCCAGACCGAGCTGGCGGTTGAGACCGCAGTGACCGTGCGCAACAAAGTGGTCGAAGCCTATCAAGAAATCCTGCGGATGCCGGTCTAAGCCAATGATGAGCGAGGGCCAATTCTACGACACCCTACGGCAGGCTCTTTGGGCCGCGGTAACCATGTCATCGCCGATTCTGGCGGTGGCCCTGGTTGTCGGCCTCGCCATTGGTCTGTTTCAGGCCCTGACATCCGTACAGGAAATGACCCTGACCTTTGTCCCCAAACTGGCGGCAATTGTTGTCGTGTTCTGGATGTCCATGGGGTTCATGACTCAAACACTCGTGGCCTTTTTTAACGGCCATATCATTCCTTTGATCGCAGGAGTTTCGTAATGGGAAACGCAGGCTACGCAACCCTCTCCCGTCAAACCGGTTTGATGCGCGAAATGCGCGTGGTGGCGAATAACATCGCCAACTCTGCCACCACCGGCTACCGCTCTGAGGGGTTGATTTTTTCGGAGTTTGTCCAATCCTCGCCAGGCCAGCAATCGCTGTCGATGGCGCGGGCGAATATTTTCAACACCTCGATGGAACAGGGGCAGTTGACCCAGACCGGTGGCACCTTTGACTTTGCAGTCGAAGGTGACGCCTATTTCATGATTGAAACCCCGCTGGGGGAACGGCTGACCCGATCAGGCGCCTTCTCTCCCAATGCTGCGGGCGATCTGGTGACCATGGACGGCCATAAGGTGCTGGATGCGGGCCGCGCGCCTGTCTTTATTCCAGGCACCGCTGAATCCATTCATGTCGGGGCAGATGGCACCATTACCGCCGATGGCAATACCGTCGGTCAGATTGGCCTGTTTCAGCCAGACGAAGGAACCGTCTTGATGCGCGAGGATGGCGTGATGTTCCGCGCCGAGGGCGAGATTGTAGAATCCGAAACCGCCAAAATGGTGCAGGGGTTTCTGGAGGGATCCAACGTCAATGCCATCACCCAGGTGACCCGAATGATTGAAATCCAGCGCGCCTATGAAATGGGCCAGAGTTTTCTGGAAACAGAAGACCAGCGCATCCGCAACGCCATTGAAAAACTGATCAAGTAATAGGAGACCACCGATGCGTGCCCTAAAAATCGCCGCAACAGGTATGAGCGCGCAGCAGCTGCGTGTTGAAACCATCGCGAACAACTTGGCCAATATGAACACCACGGCCTACAATCCCCGCCGCGCCGAATTTGCCGATCTGCACTACCAGCAGGTCACCCGCGCCGGCACCGTGAATGCCTCTGATGGGACCATCCTGCCAACGGGTGTTCAGGTGGGTCTGGGTGTGCGCCCTGCCGCCATTTCCGTGCATCTGCAACAGGGTGCCCTGGAACAGACCGGCAATGACCTTGATGTTGCCATCGAAGGCAAGGGCTATCTGGAAGTCACCCTGCCCTCGGGTCAAAGCGGCTATACCCGCGATGGCGCGCTGAAACGCTCTGCCGAGGGGCTGGTTGTCACCTCGGATGGCTATGCGGTAGCGCCGGATGTGACCATTCCCGACGATGCGGTCAGCATCTCGATCAATGGCTCTGGCGAGGTCTACGCCTACTTTGATGAAACCGCCGAGGGACAGCTGCTGGGCCAGCTCAGCCTTGCCAGTTTCACCAACCCCAAGGGGCTGGAAGCCATCGGCAGCAATCTTTTCACTGAGACCGAGGCCTCAGGTGCGCCCAATGTGTCAACTGCTGGCGAAGATGGGCTTGGCACCTTCCGCCAGGGTTATCTCGAAGGCAGCTCTGTCGATTCGGTTCGCGAAGTCACCGAGCTGATCGAGGCGCAGCGCGGCTATGAAATGAATTCCAAAGTCATCTCTGCTGTCGATCAGATGATGTCTGCGACGACACAGATTCGCTAATGAAACACATTCTCGCCCTTCTCATCGCCCTGACAGCCCAGACCGCCTGGGCCGAAATACTGGTGCCCCTGCGGACCATTCGGGCCAAAGAGATCAT
This genomic interval carries:
- a CDS encoding flagellar biosynthetic protein FliQ, which translates into the protein MMSEGQFYDTLRQALWAAVTMSSPILAVALVVGLAIGLFQALTSVQEMTLTFVPKLAAIVVVFWMSMGFMTQTLVAFFNGHIIPLIAGVS
- a CDS encoding FlgB family protein — encoded protein: MFTELNVFKIAYSMASHAGKRQALVAENIANADTPGYHTKDIKPFKEVYAAGPRPGDMVASRGSHLNGINGSHMDWAVTTSPDGADPNDNTVSLETEIFHGVEVKRQHDRALAIYKSSMNILRTSLGR
- a CDS encoding flagellar hook-basal body complex protein, producing the protein MGNAGYATLSRQTGLMREMRVVANNIANSATTGYRSEGLIFSEFVQSSPGQQSLSMARANIFNTSMEQGQLTQTGGTFDFAVEGDAYFMIETPLGERLTRSGAFSPNAAGDLVTMDGHKVLDAGRAPVFIPGTAESIHVGADGTITADGNTVGQIGLFQPDEGTVLMREDGVMFRAEGEIVESETAKMVQGFLEGSNVNAITQVTRMIEIQRAYEMGQSFLETEDQRIRNAIEKLIK
- the flgG gene encoding flagellar basal-body rod protein FlgG → MRALKIAATGMSAQQLRVETIANNLANMNTTAYNPRRAEFADLHYQQVTRAGTVNASDGTILPTGVQVGLGVRPAAISVHLQQGALEQTGNDLDVAIEGKGYLEVTLPSGQSGYTRDGALKRSAEGLVVTSDGYAVAPDVTIPDDAVSISINGSGEVYAYFDETAEGQLLGQLSLASFTNPKGLEAIGSNLFTETEASGAPNVSTAGEDGLGTFRQGYLEGSSVDSVREVTELIEAQRGYEMNSKVISAVDQMMSATTQIR
- the fliE gene encoding flagellar hook-basal body complex protein FliE — encoded protein: MDIRSITAAAGGYAAARPATKVDPEFTGPSPTEQLRSSFASFANTMQVGEQTAVQSMTGDGDPHALVQALAQTELAVETAVTVRNKVVEAYQEILRMPV
- the flgC gene encoding flagellar basal body rod protein FlgC; amino-acid sequence: MSEFSNSLSVTASGLKAQATRLRHVSENISNADTPGYRRKSVPFEATRDLENDVERVKTGRVTLDRSDLDDIYDPSHPLADESGHYEGSNVDLMIEIADAREAQRSYDANLKMFEQTRGMSASLMDLLRR